One Mycolicibacterium sp. ND9-15 genomic window, GCGTGCACGACAAGATGTCGCAGAGGGCGGCGAGCAGGTCGAGATTGATGCGCTGCGGGGGCTTGGTCGCGATCCGGTGCACCATCTGTCGGGAGATCTCCACGCCACGCTCGTGCAGCGGTGCGACAAGGTCGGTGGTGGCGAACATTCCGTTCTGGGCCATCAGCTGACGCAGGTTCCACCGCAGCACGGTCCTAGTGCTCATCTCCGCCTTCACCTGTCGTCGTGGATGATCCGTAGACGCGGCGCAGCGCCGCCTGCAGTGTTTTGGTCTTGAAGTCGTCGGACACCGAGGTATAGATCGCGGTGGTCGAGGCATACGAGTGCCCCACCTGTTGCTGCATTATCTTGAGCTCCGGGCTCACCCGACGCTCTGACCAGTGGTTTCTTTTCGACGACGGTGTTGTTGACGCTGTTGGTGAGTGCATCGTCATGCCTTTCAGCAGGGGCCGATTGTTACCGGGTTGGAATGGTTTCTCCGGGGTCTCGGGGTGTTTCTGGTGGCGGCCCGCAGCTGGCCGAGCGCTTCGGCGAGCTGACGGCGCAGACCCTCGTTCTCCTCGGCGAGTTTGCGGTTGCGTTCGTGCGCGGCTTCCAGGCGCTTGAGCAGGGAGGCGTCGGAGCTGCGTTGCCGAGCCGGGACCGGTGTCGAAGGCGCGCGGCGGCCGGCGTCGCGGAGGCGTTCGATCTCCGCGCGGACGTCCGGCTGGGCGTAGAGCCAGGACCGCGAGACGTTCGCGGCGGTGGCCACGGACTCGAAGGTGATGGTGGCGCCGTTGTTGTCGAGCGTCTTCAACGCCTGGATCGCTTTGGCCCGGGTAAGTTCACGACGGTTCTTCGCGGCGGCGACGATGTGACGACTGTTGTCAGCTCGCATCGGCAGATTCCTTTGTGCCATCGTCGTTTTCGAGCGAGGTGATGATGGTGTCGAGGTTGTCGAGGACCTGTTGGTTCATCTCGACCAGGCGCTGTTGGCCCCGGGCCTCGGCGGCAGAGATGATCTGCAGTACTTGCTGACGGTGCTGGTGGTGTTGTGGCAGGAACTCCGCGGTCGTGACGAACATCGGGCACGTTAAACACGAATTGGCATGCGGGCAGCTCTTTTGCACCGGCAGTCCGCAGTAGCCGTTGGGTAGGGCCTGGGTGACACGGCCGAGCCGCTGCTTGGCCCAATTCGCTTCGGCCAGTGGACCGTTCGGGTCTATGGTGATGGTCTCGCCCTTGGTGTTGACTTTGCGGGCGTCCTCCCAGTGGCGGCGGACGGTGCGATCGTGCAGCCGAGCGTAGTGAGCGGTCATATCACCGCTGGAGTGGTCGAGCAAGACCCGCACCACTTCCTGCGGGACGTCACGGTTGATGAGCCTGGTCGCGAAAGTGTGACGCCATTGGTGGGGAGTGAGATGCACGGGTCTGCCGTGCTCGTCGCGAACTTCGCAGCGTTCCAACCAGTCTCGCAGTTGCCCGCGGTAGGAGTGCGTGGTCAGTGGTTTGCGCCCGTCGGGGTTCATCCTCGGCGCCGGGAACAGCCACGGGCTGCCCTCGGTCCAGCGTCGCAGGATCCGTTGCTGCTGAACGGCGATGGCCTGTTCGACTTCCTCGTCGATCGGGACCAGGGCTTCGCGTTTCATCTTGCGGTTGGTGTAGTGCAGGTAGGGCGCGCCGTCACCGTCACGGACGACACAGTCGAATCCGA contains:
- a CDS encoding helix-turn-helix domain-containing protein: MSTRTVLRWNLRQLMAQNGMFATTDLVAPLHERGVEISRQMVHRIATKPPQRINLDLLAALCDILSCTPNDLLELVAEQVREAPAVNDSGPGIGDLRPIRATIRRPHDNQ
- a CDS encoding DUF6262 family protein, whose product is MRADNSRHIVAAAKNRRELTRAKAIQALKTLDNNGATITFESVATAANVSRSWLYAQPDVRAEIERLRDAGRRAPSTPVPARQRSSDASLLKRLEAAHERNRKLAEENEGLRRQLAEALGQLRAATRNTPRPRRNHSNPVTIGPC